In Desulfosporosinus sp. Sb-LF, the following are encoded in one genomic region:
- the glpX gene encoding class II fructose-bisphosphatase — translation MERELTMEFARVTEAAALASARWVGLGQKDAADNAAVEAMRAVFDTIHMDGTVVIGEGEMDEAPMLYIGERVGNGESPELDVAVDPLEGTNIVAKGVAGAIAVVAIAKKGCLLHAPDMYMDKIAVGPAAVGRISLDAPVSENISNVARALGKSIEDMTVVILDRPRHMKLIQEVRDCGARIRLITDGDVSPAVACAFDDTGVDMMMGVGGAPEGVLAAAALRCMGGEMQGRLWPENEEDVARAKALGIGDVKKLLMMDDLVSSDDVFFAATGITEGPLLRGVTFTSKGALTHTVVIRGKTGTVRFIEARHCFDKKPLYAMKGCVGSPEV, via the coding sequence TTGGAAAGAGAACTTACGATGGAATTTGCCAGAGTGACAGAAGCTGCAGCGCTGGCGTCAGCACGCTGGGTAGGACTGGGACAGAAGGATGCGGCAGACAATGCAGCTGTTGAAGCAATGCGAGCGGTTTTCGATACAATTCACATGGACGGTACAGTAGTGATCGGAGAAGGAGAAATGGATGAGGCTCCGATGCTCTATATTGGGGAACGTGTGGGGAATGGAGAAAGCCCGGAATTAGACGTTGCTGTTGATCCGCTTGAAGGAACGAACATTGTCGCTAAAGGGGTGGCTGGGGCGATTGCAGTGGTGGCCATTGCCAAGAAGGGCTGTCTACTTCATGCTCCGGATATGTACATGGATAAAATTGCAGTGGGACCCGCCGCTGTTGGGCGGATTAGCCTGGATGCCCCTGTGTCTGAAAATATTTCGAATGTAGCTAGGGCGTTAGGAAAAAGTATTGAAGACATGACGGTTGTGATTTTGGATCGTCCTCGACATATGAAATTGATACAGGAAGTGCGTGATTGTGGAGCAAGAATTCGGCTCATTACTGATGGGGATGTTTCTCCTGCCGTAGCCTGCGCTTTTGACGATACAGGAGTAGATATGATGATGGGAGTTGGTGGGGCGCCCGAGGGCGTACTCGCTGCAGCAGCCCTCCGTTGCATGGGGGGAGAGATGCAAGGTCGACTTTGGCCAGAGAATGAAGAGGATGTTGCCCGAGCTAAGGCCTTAGGGATCGGGGACGTTAAGAAGTTATTAATGATGGACGACTTGGTAAGTAGTGATGATGTCTTTTTTGCAGCTACTGGAATTACAGAGGGTCCCTTGTTGCGCGGGGTTACCTTTACCTCAAAAGGGGCATTGACTCATACTGTTGTCATTCGGGGAAAAACAGGGACGGTCCGTTTTATCGAAGCACGGCATTGTTTTGACAAAAAACCTTTATATGCCATGAAAGGCTGCGTAGGTTCGCCTGAAGTATAA
- the fsa gene encoding fructose-6-phosphate aldolase: protein MQFFLDSANIDEIKQAWDMGVISGLTTNPSLVAKEGKDFHELLNTVTGIVNGPISAEVIALDHKGMLQEAYTLAGIHPNIVIKIPMTEDGLKTVRLLNTEGIKTNVTLVFTSNQALLAARAGATYVSPFLGRLDDIGENGLNALADMCEIFQVHGIETKIIAASIRNPVHVTEAAKIGADYATVPFSVLRQLFRHPLTDAGIEKFLADWKKL from the coding sequence ATGCAGTTTTTCTTGGACTCTGCAAATATTGATGAAATCAAACAAGCCTGGGATATGGGAGTTATTTCCGGTCTCACTACGAATCCCAGCTTAGTAGCCAAGGAAGGAAAGGACTTCCACGAACTACTTAATACGGTGACTGGGATTGTCAATGGTCCTATTAGCGCGGAGGTAATTGCCCTAGATCATAAGGGGATGCTACAGGAAGCGTACACGTTAGCGGGTATTCACCCGAATATCGTGATTAAGATTCCAATGACTGAAGACGGCCTCAAAACTGTAAGGCTATTGAATACAGAGGGAATTAAAACTAATGTTACACTTGTATTTACATCGAATCAAGCGTTATTGGCAGCCCGAGCAGGTGCAACCTATGTTAGTCCATTTTTGGGACGGTTGGATGACATCGGGGAAAATGGACTCAATGCGTTAGCGGATATGTGTGAGATTTTCCAAGTTCATGGCATCGAAACCAAGATTATTGCCGCCAGTATTCGGAATCCAGTTCATGTTACAGAAGCAGCCAAGATAGGAGCAGATTACGCAACAGTCCCTTTTAGTGTCTTGCGGCAGCTTTTCCGCCACCCTTTGACAGATGCTGGAATTGAAAAGTTTTTAGCTGATTGGAAGAAACTTTAA
- a CDS encoding class II fructose-1,6-bisphosphate aldolase produces the protein MALVSMTGLLEKAQKEHYAVGAFNCNNMEIVQAIVAAAEAENAPVIIQASQGALKYAGIEYISTLTKIAAEKANVPIALHLDHGTSFTQVMQCARNGFSSVMIDGSKLPLEENILLTNKVIEAVRLLGLSVEAELGKIGGTEDDITVSEREALFTDPAEAVHFVQATKVDALAIAIGTAHGQYVGIPKLDFERLTKIRERISTPLVLHGSSGVPDDALREAISRGVCKVNIDTNIREAFVRAARLALEGNSKEIDPRKMLGPAREAATAIIREKIRVFGSNGKA, from the coding sequence ATGGCGTTAGTGTCGATGACTGGGCTATTGGAAAAGGCTCAGAAGGAACATTATGCGGTAGGGGCTTTTAACTGCAACAATATGGAGATCGTTCAGGCCATTGTGGCTGCAGCAGAGGCCGAGAATGCTCCCGTGATTATTCAAGCGAGCCAAGGTGCATTAAAATATGCCGGAATTGAGTATATTTCGACCTTGACGAAAATAGCTGCTGAAAAAGCAAATGTACCTATCGCTCTTCACTTGGACCATGGAACAAGTTTTACACAGGTCATGCAGTGTGCGCGCAACGGATTTTCTTCTGTGATGATTGATGGATCCAAGCTCCCTTTGGAAGAGAACATTTTATTGACTAACAAAGTTATAGAAGCGGTTCGATTATTAGGACTTTCAGTAGAGGCCGAACTGGGCAAAATTGGCGGGACAGAGGATGATATAACTGTAAGTGAACGAGAAGCACTATTTACAGATCCGGCCGAAGCTGTGCACTTTGTTCAAGCAACGAAGGTGGACGCTTTAGCGATTGCTATAGGAACTGCACATGGTCAATACGTAGGGATTCCGAAGCTTGATTTTGAACGTTTAACAAAGATACGTGAGCGAATTTCAACTCCGCTTGTATTACATGGTTCTTCAGGAGTACCCGATGACGCACTTCGAGAGGCGATTTCAAGGGGTGTTTGTAAAGTTAACATAGACACCAATATCCGCGAAGCGTTTGTACGAGCTGCACGCCTGGCGCTTGAAGGAAACTCCAAAGAAATCGACCCGCGTAAAATGTTGGGCCCTGCCCGTGAAGCAGCAACCGCAATAATTCGAGAGAAAATACGTGTCTTTGGTAGTAATGGAAAGGCGTAA
- a CDS encoding response regulator: MAKILIVDDQLGVRCLLFETFQEDQHEVEMAADGAEALQLLKTFEPDLVLMDMKMPGMNGIETLRKMRDLDHRVGVIMMTAYGDAQNMEQAKDLGILHYMGKPFDLFELRKRVKEILSST, encoded by the coding sequence GTGGCTAAAATCCTTATCGTAGATGACCAGCTTGGAGTACGTTGTCTACTCTTTGAAACTTTTCAGGAGGATCAACATGAGGTTGAAATGGCGGCAGATGGTGCAGAAGCCCTTCAGTTACTCAAAACCTTTGAGCCTGACCTTGTATTAATGGACATGAAAATGCCCGGAATGAATGGTATAGAAACTTTAAGAAAAATGCGTGACTTAGATCATAGGGTCGGCGTGATCATGATGACGGCCTACGGTGATGCTCAAAATATGGAGCAAGCTAAGGACCTCGGAATTCTGCATTATATGGGTAAGCCCTTTGATTTATTCGAACTGAGAAAACGAGTGAAGGAGATATTATCGTCGACTTAA
- the alr gene encoding alanine racemase, which produces MADTWIEVDLDAVVGNYREIVKHLRPKARCMAVVKADAYGLGAVEVAQALERDGCEAFAVTRVDEGLILREHGIKGLILVLGPTTREEWAKAITAQLHLTIAELSWISELNEVCSELDPHESVQVHLKLETGMGRTGFQFTELEAIALALAKAPYIHVAGAYTHFARAAQRDRQYTLGQYNRFRAFMARLGELEIRPTWQHVCNSAAFLDYPEWHHDFVRIGTLLIGHYPAQGFTGAMPLKDPWVAKSRIVHLRKVPKGTDVGYQSIYRTKAETQLAVIPVGYADGFGVAPNFIPQGWLDFLKIVIKNLAALFGIFLGQERILLKNRTVRVAGKIGMQLTVIDVGLQNCTLGDEVEIPLRRTVANPRIRRTYRQKEQISSERVMEEGVLPVYTEYSPLRET; this is translated from the coding sequence ATGGCTGATACCTGGATTGAAGTGGACCTTGATGCGGTCGTAGGAAATTATCGAGAAATTGTAAAGCACCTCCGTCCTAAAGCGAGGTGTATGGCTGTTGTTAAAGCCGATGCCTATGGGCTAGGTGCAGTCGAGGTTGCGCAAGCCTTGGAAAGGGACGGATGTGAAGCGTTTGCGGTCACAAGGGTTGATGAAGGGCTAATCTTGCGCGAGCATGGAATTAAGGGACTTATTCTAGTTTTGGGGCCTACCACACGAGAAGAGTGGGCGAAGGCGATCACTGCACAATTGCACTTAACGATTGCTGAACTTTCCTGGATTTCGGAGTTGAATGAGGTTTGCTCGGAACTGGATCCTCATGAATCAGTTCAAGTCCACCTTAAGTTGGAGACGGGCATGGGGAGAACGGGGTTTCAGTTTACTGAATTGGAAGCAATTGCTTTGGCCTTGGCAAAGGCTCCCTATATTCATGTTGCAGGAGCTTATACCCACTTTGCACGGGCGGCTCAAAGAGATCGGCAATATACATTGGGGCAATACAATCGTTTTAGGGCTTTCATGGCCCGTTTGGGAGAACTTGAAATTCGTCCAACTTGGCAACATGTTTGCAACAGCGCAGCATTTCTCGATTACCCCGAATGGCATCATGATTTCGTGCGTATTGGCACACTGCTGATTGGTCATTATCCAGCACAGGGTTTTACAGGGGCCATGCCTTTGAAGGACCCTTGGGTAGCTAAAAGTCGGATCGTTCACCTGCGGAAGGTTCCAAAAGGAACGGACGTGGGATATCAAAGTATTTATCGTACAAAGGCCGAAACTCAACTAGCTGTGATCCCCGTAGGGTATGCAGATGGGTTTGGTGTAGCGCCAAATTTTATACCCCAAGGATGGTTAGATTTCCTCAAAATTGTGATCAAAAATCTTGCTGCTTTGTTTGGTATTTTCCTTGGGCAAGAACGGATACTTTTGAAGAATCGGACGGTGCGGGTTGCTGGAAAAATCGGTATGCAGCTAACTGTAATTGACGTGGGATTACAGAATTGCACTTTAGGGGATGAGGTCGAAATTCCTTTGCGAAGGACAGTAGCAAATCCTCGGATCCGCAGGACATATAGACAAAAGGAACAAATATCATCAGAAAGGGTTATGGAAGAAGGAGTTTTACCAGTCTATACAGAATATTCACCTCTAAGAGAAACCTGA
- a CDS encoding peptidoglycan bridge formation glycyltransferase FemA/FemB family protein, protein MAYVARWIDKSEHTKFNAFLAKDLKGHVLQSWEWGEIKSRTGWIPWRLVVEENGEIVAVASILERKIPVVGIPIFYASRGPIVDWKNVELFDFVLAEIRKLAKSRGAIFLKIDPDVTSSEKELEQYLLSKGFSSAESGKGFEGVQPKYVFRLDISPDEEVLLANMQQKTRYNIRLAQKKGVRIRRGTREDLPEFYRVLTETTERDRFLVRAYSYFEDLYDSLVPKGLGELFIAEYEGKVVAGTLAFVIGDKAWYIYGASSNAHRNVMPNYLIQWEMIRWAKSLGCTLYDFRGVPGHLTEDNPLYGLYRFKKGFNGEYTEFIGEWDLVYRPVIYFLWNHLEPIYSDVIKGIIGKLRRARRG, encoded by the coding sequence ATGGCCTATGTTGCAAGGTGGATCGATAAAAGTGAACATACAAAGTTTAATGCTTTTTTGGCCAAGGATTTGAAAGGCCATGTTCTCCAGTCCTGGGAATGGGGAGAGATCAAGAGCCGGACAGGTTGGATTCCTTGGCGCTTGGTTGTTGAAGAAAACGGAGAAATTGTGGCAGTAGCCTCAATTCTTGAACGCAAAATCCCAGTTGTGGGAATTCCGATTTTTTACGCTTCTCGAGGCCCTATAGTAGACTGGAAGAATGTTGAACTCTTTGATTTCGTGCTAGCGGAAATTCGAAAGTTGGCAAAATCTCGAGGAGCGATTTTCCTTAAGATTGATCCAGATGTTACATCTTCTGAAAAAGAGCTGGAGCAGTATTTGCTTTCCAAGGGATTTAGCTCGGCCGAGAGTGGCAAGGGCTTTGAAGGCGTACAACCAAAGTACGTGTTTCGTTTAGATATTTCACCCGATGAGGAAGTACTATTAGCTAACATGCAGCAAAAAACACGTTATAACATTCGTCTAGCTCAGAAAAAGGGAGTCCGGATACGCCGGGGAACTCGGGAGGATTTACCAGAGTTTTATCGGGTCTTAACAGAAACGACAGAGCGTGACCGCTTCTTAGTGCGGGCTTATTCTTATTTTGAAGACCTTTATGATTCTTTGGTTCCAAAAGGGTTGGGAGAGTTATTTATTGCCGAGTATGAAGGCAAGGTTGTTGCCGGTACATTGGCATTCGTTATAGGAGATAAAGCATGGTATATCTATGGTGCGTCGTCTAATGCTCATCGAAATGTCATGCCCAACTACTTAATTCAGTGGGAAATGATTCGCTGGGCAAAGTCACTAGGGTGCACTCTCTATGATTTCCGAGGGGTTCCTGGGCATTTGACAGAAGATAATCCTCTTTACGGACTTTATCGCTTTAAGAAAGGCTTTAATGGAGAATACACAGAGTTCATCGGAGAATGGGATTTAGTGTATCGTCCAGTAATTTACTTTCTCTGGAACCATTTAGAACCGATCTATTCGGACGTTATAAAGGGTATCATCGGCAAGTTGCGGCGAGCGCGGAGGGGATAG
- a CDS encoding CTP synthase — MTKFIFVTGGVVSSLGKGITAASLGCLLKNRGLKVAIQKFDPYINIDPGTMSPYQHGEVFVTEDGAETDLDLGHYERFIDVPVSKNSNVTTGKVYWSVIRKERKGDYLGGTVQVIPHITNEIKERIYRVARESHPDFVITEIGGTVGDIESLPFLEAIRQMKNDIGRENVIYIHVTLVPYLETSGELKTKPTQHSVKELRGIGIQPTIIVCRTEKELAKDMKEKLALLCDVDLEAVIQCLDASTIYEVPLKLQAEGLDDIVLRCAGIEAPPADMTAWKAMVEKIKSPTRETEIAIVGKYVELPDAYLSVAEALRSAGTEHGAKVKVRWVNSENIEEEGVEKYLEGLDGILVPGGFGNRGIEGKIEAIRYAREQKIPFLGICLGMQTAIIEFARNVCGMKNANSTEFDADTQYPVIDLLPEQKDIEEKGGTMRLGISPAKVLDCSKAYAAYQDEVIYERHRHRYEVNNQFRSELEAAGMKFSGTSMDGRLVEIVEYPDHPWFVASQFHPEFKSRPNRPHPLFREFIRAALK, encoded by the coding sequence ATGACAAAATTTATATTCGTAACGGGCGGTGTTGTGTCCTCCCTTGGAAAAGGAATCACAGCCGCATCTCTGGGATGTCTTCTTAAAAATAGGGGTCTTAAAGTGGCAATACAGAAATTTGATCCCTATATTAATATTGACCCTGGGACGATGAGCCCTTATCAACACGGTGAAGTGTTTGTAACGGAAGATGGGGCGGAGACAGACTTAGATTTGGGCCATTATGAGCGCTTTATCGATGTGCCGGTTTCCAAAAACAGCAATGTAACGACAGGTAAGGTTTACTGGTCGGTCATCCGAAAGGAACGTAAAGGGGATTATCTAGGAGGAACCGTTCAAGTTATCCCCCATATTACCAATGAAATCAAAGAACGGATCTACCGCGTGGCGAGGGAGAGTCATCCAGACTTCGTAATTACCGAGATCGGCGGAACCGTTGGAGATATTGAATCTCTGCCTTTTCTCGAAGCAATTCGTCAGATGAAAAACGATATTGGACGTGAGAACGTCATCTACATTCATGTCACTCTAGTCCCATATCTGGAAACCTCTGGAGAATTAAAAACCAAGCCAACACAGCACTCAGTAAAAGAATTACGAGGGATTGGCATTCAACCGACGATTATTGTTTGTCGTACAGAAAAGGAACTCGCCAAGGATATGAAGGAGAAGTTGGCACTGCTCTGTGACGTCGACTTAGAAGCAGTTATTCAGTGTTTGGATGCATCAACAATATACGAGGTTCCGCTGAAGCTTCAGGCTGAAGGACTCGATGATATTGTCCTTCGTTGCGCAGGCATCGAGGCCCCTCCGGCAGATATGACTGCGTGGAAAGCCATGGTAGAGAAAATTAAATCTCCGACACGGGAAACCGAGATTGCTATTGTCGGTAAATATGTGGAACTCCCTGATGCTTATTTAAGTGTCGCAGAGGCTCTGCGATCAGCAGGAACTGAACATGGAGCAAAAGTGAAAGTGCGCTGGGTGAATTCAGAGAACATAGAAGAAGAAGGCGTTGAAAAATATCTGGAGGGACTTGACGGGATCCTTGTCCCTGGAGGGTTTGGCAACAGAGGTATTGAGGGTAAAATCGAAGCTATTCGTTATGCTAGAGAACAAAAAATTCCGTTCTTGGGAATTTGCCTTGGAATGCAAACAGCCATCATTGAATTTGCTCGCAATGTCTGTGGAATGAAAAACGCAAACAGCACGGAATTCGATGCAGACACGCAGTATCCGGTTATCGACCTGCTTCCAGAGCAAAAAGACATTGAGGAAAAGGGCGGTACAATGCGCTTGGGTATTTCTCCGGCGAAGGTGCTGGATTGTAGCAAGGCTTATGCAGCGTATCAAGACGAAGTAATCTATGAGCGCCATCGTCACCGTTATGAGGTTAACAACCAGTTCCGCTCTGAGCTCGAGGCTGCGGGAATGAAATTTTCAGGGACATCCATGGATGGCCGTTTGGTGGAAATTGTGGAATATCCCGATCATCCTTGGTTTGTGGCGTCCCAGTTCCATCCGGAATTCAAGTCTCGCCCGAACCGGCCTCATCCACTCTTTAGAGAATTTATTCGAGCTGCCTTAAAGTAG
- the rpoE gene encoding DNA-directed RNA polymerase subunit delta: MIFKTTKGGGVLTHSLSKKDKVTEADIAYEVLKSQGNPMHYQNLIEKVLLRLGISPEAIRIAAALTQINLDTRFTFLGRGEWGLKVWEPAKVPKRNHPISLTNKASGDEEDRGDLEELDEDVLDEDASETDEAFDEADEGRRGEKW; the protein is encoded by the coding sequence TTGATATTCAAAACGACGAAGGGCGGTGGAGTTTTGACCCACTCTTTAAGTAAAAAGGACAAGGTAACGGAAGCAGATATAGCTTATGAGGTACTAAAATCCCAAGGTAACCCTATGCATTATCAGAATTTAATTGAAAAAGTACTCTTGCGCTTAGGAATCTCTCCTGAGGCCATTAGGATTGCAGCGGCACTCACGCAGATCAATTTAGACACTAGGTTTACGTTTCTTGGGCGGGGTGAATGGGGTTTGAAGGTTTGGGAGCCTGCAAAGGTCCCCAAGCGAAATCACCCTATATCCTTGACGAACAAAGCTTCTGGTGATGAAGAGGACAGGGGAGATCTAGAAGAGCTAGATGAGGATGTTTTAGATGAGGATGCCTCAGAAACAGACGAAGCCTTTGATGAGGCGGATGAGGGTCGGCGCGGAGAAAAGTGGTAA
- the argS gene encoding arginine--tRNA ligase: protein MSLYENIKTQITNHLVQAAKAAQTSGELMFEELPNYVLEEPRDRQHGDLATNLAMVLAKQAKRSPREIATILIKHLDTAGTWIQSSEIAGAGFINFHLNPLWLTNVINEVLKAGNSYGQVDIGKGQRIQVEFVSANPTGLLHMGNARGAALGDSLASLLSMAGYEVSREFYINDAGNQIHNFALSLEARYLQLLGQDAPFPEGGYHGEDLIETVKGLIVKVGNKYLAVEPGLRREFLVRYALGEKMSNIRETLRDFGVEYDVWFNEQSLHDSGEVRSSLEELQKKGYIYEKEGALWLKSSLFGDEKDEVVVRSNGTPTYFAADIAYHRNKFDRGFDRVVNIWGADHHGHVARMKGAMSALGYDADNLQIILMQLVRLIQNGEVVKMSKRSGQYITLRELMDEVGKDAARFFFNLRDPDSTVDFDMDLARAQSSDNPVYYVQYAHARLCSILRQAEELGDTGILPLEEDLIRLDSTEERDLLKKMADLPSEIMVAARLMEPHRLARYVLDLAGLFHTFYNSQRVLIDDVGLRRARLGLVRSVKQIISNVLGILGVTAPEKM from the coding sequence ATGAGTCTCTACGAGAATATAAAAACACAAATTACAAATCACTTAGTACAAGCCGCAAAAGCAGCGCAAACGTCTGGGGAATTAATGTTTGAGGAATTGCCGAATTATGTTTTAGAAGAACCAAGAGATAGGCAGCATGGAGATTTGGCAACGAATCTAGCGATGGTATTGGCCAAACAAGCGAAACGTTCACCCAGGGAAATAGCCACAATACTTATTAAGCACCTTGATACGGCGGGGACCTGGATACAGTCGTCTGAAATTGCAGGGGCTGGTTTTATTAACTTTCATCTAAATCCGTTATGGCTAACGAACGTCATAAATGAAGTACTAAAGGCGGGGAATAGCTATGGCCAAGTTGATATCGGAAAAGGCCAAAGGATTCAAGTTGAATTCGTAAGTGCAAACCCCACGGGCCTATTACACATGGGTAATGCTCGAGGGGCTGCACTTGGAGACAGTCTTGCGTCATTACTTTCAATGGCAGGGTATGAAGTATCTCGTGAATTTTACATCAATGATGCCGGGAATCAAATCCATAATTTTGCCTTATCATTGGAAGCAAGATATTTACAACTACTAGGACAGGATGCTCCCTTCCCTGAGGGGGGTTATCATGGTGAAGACTTAATAGAAACTGTAAAAGGTCTTATTGTAAAAGTGGGGAACAAGTATCTTGCGGTTGAACCCGGATTAAGACGTGAGTTCCTGGTTCGGTATGCTTTAGGGGAGAAAATGAGTAACATCAGGGAAACGCTTCGAGATTTTGGCGTTGAATATGATGTTTGGTTTAACGAACAATCTCTACACGATTCAGGTGAAGTTCGCTCTTCCCTAGAGGAACTCCAGAAAAAAGGGTACATTTATGAAAAAGAAGGCGCTCTTTGGCTTAAATCCTCATTGTTTGGAGACGAAAAAGACGAGGTAGTAGTCAGGAGCAATGGTACTCCAACTTATTTCGCTGCAGATATTGCGTACCATCGTAACAAATTTGACAGAGGATTTGATAGGGTTGTCAATATTTGGGGTGCAGATCATCACGGACATGTCGCTCGAATGAAAGGGGCGATGTCTGCCTTGGGGTATGATGCAGACAATCTACAAATTATTTTAATGCAGCTCGTGCGCCTCATACAAAACGGCGAAGTAGTAAAAATGTCTAAACGTTCTGGTCAGTACATCACATTACGTGAGTTGATGGATGAAGTTGGAAAGGATGCTGCTCGTTTCTTCTTTAACTTGCGAGACCCGGACTCCACGGTAGATTTTGATATGGATCTGGCAAGAGCTCAGTCATCTGATAACCCAGTTTATTATGTACAATACGCGCATGCCCGTTTATGTAGCATTTTGCGTCAGGCTGAAGAACTGGGCGATACGGGAATTCTCCCTCTCGAAGAAGACCTTATACGTCTGGATAGTACGGAAGAGCGGGACCTGCTCAAGAAGATGGCTGACCTTCCGAGCGAAATTATGGTTGCTGCACGTCTCATGGAACCCCATCGCTTAGCACGATATGTACTCGACTTGGCGGGGCTTTTTCATACTTTCTATAACAGCCAGCGCGTACTTATTGATGATGTGGGCTTGCGTCGGGCTCGTTTGGGTCTAGTGAGGTCCGTGAAACAAATTATTAGTAATGTACTGGGAATTCTAGGCGTGACAGCTCCAGAGAAAATGTAA
- a CDS encoding DUF1934 domain-containing protein, producing the protein MQKKVTIHVNGKQKYPEGHEDQQELITEGTFYERKGVFYVLYRESGSESTGLEEVTTFLSIKEDSVTLNRKGAVDLAQEYKKGVLNRSIYTTCYGKIQLSVMPDKVECDLTVHGGRISLEYDLFVDDNLVSHNVLLLNIKEDLPQ; encoded by the coding sequence TTGCAGAAAAAAGTAACAATCCATGTGAATGGAAAACAAAAATATCCGGAAGGACACGAAGACCAGCAGGAATTGATCACCGAGGGGACGTTCTATGAACGAAAAGGCGTTTTCTATGTGCTATATAGAGAATCCGGTAGTGAAAGTACTGGCCTCGAAGAGGTGACAACATTTTTAAGTATTAAAGAAGACTCAGTTACCTTGAATCGTAAAGGAGCGGTCGATCTAGCCCAAGAGTACAAGAAGGGTGTGCTTAACCGTAGTATCTATACCACCTGCTATGGAAAAATTCAGCTTAGCGTTATGCCCGACAAGGTAGAGTGTGACTTGACAGTACACGGGGGACGTATTAGTCTAGAATATGACCTTTTTGTCGATGATAATTTAGTAAGCCATAATGTACTGTTGCTAAATATAAAGGAGGATCTCCCCCAATGA
- a CDS encoding PepSY1/2 domain-containing protein, with amino-acid sequence MHRKLWIGALAAAFVFSLGWGFTEYRLAGDYRLAAENNNRRALADFASHLDQLETDMSKGDVASNSTQKILYLSQVSSKSDAALKDFAQIPADQAGLSYMGQFLTQSGDFSRTLAQKIAGGGTTSAEEDKTLRDMHERLVPVNQKVQDMLTRIDTENLVWTDPNPSIRQRLGFGGPQVAEAAADGSEAPAKSVRSGLDQLDASLQKLPPFTYTGEYATRDVPKPLGLPSGEVTRDQAQVVARDFLNKVGYANIIPESAGESQGTMGGYKWKYKDAYLEVSRQGGVVTLYRDQRSIEPRTLSAEQAVSKAKTALQSLGWQLVLTSSEDFGSYFQFDFVAEKDGVRIYSDKVRVMLALDNGQIVGLDAAPYYSFHQTRTFPAKISLDQAVRKLRQKFQVLESRLAVIAKSGNKEVYSYEFRGRYQGEEYLIYLNAATGAEEKIQRIIKTPRGEFLQ; translated from the coding sequence ATGCATAGAAAACTTTGGATTGGTGCTTTAGCAGCAGCTTTCGTATTCTCCCTGGGATGGGGATTCACGGAATACCGCCTTGCGGGAGATTATCGTCTCGCCGCAGAAAATAATAACCGCCGCGCTTTGGCCGACTTTGCAAGTCATCTCGACCAGCTGGAAACAGATATGTCCAAAGGAGATGTGGCAAGCAACTCCACCCAAAAAATTCTTTACTTGAGCCAAGTCTCAAGTAAAAGCGATGCTGCGCTCAAGGATTTCGCCCAAATCCCAGCTGATCAGGCAGGGCTCAGTTATATGGGTCAGTTCTTAACGCAATCGGGCGATTTTTCTAGGACCTTGGCCCAAAAAATCGCTGGTGGAGGGACAACCTCTGCTGAAGAGGATAAGACATTAAGAGACATGCATGAACGCCTTGTACCCGTCAATCAAAAGGTTCAAGATATGTTGACCAGAATAGACACGGAAAATCTAGTCTGGACAGATCCTAACCCATCTATAAGGCAACGACTGGGTTTCGGTGGACCTCAGGTTGCTGAAGCGGCCGCGGATGGATCTGAAGCCCCTGCGAAATCAGTAAGATCTGGGCTAGACCAATTAGATGCGAGTCTGCAAAAGCTCCCACCATTCACGTACACCGGAGAATATGCCACACGTGACGTTCCAAAGCCGTTGGGGCTCCCTTCTGGAGAAGTCACACGTGATCAAGCCCAAGTCGTGGCACGGGACTTCTTGAATAAGGTGGGCTATGCCAACATAATTCCTGAATCTGCCGGAGAATCACAGGGCACCATGGGTGGATACAAATGGAAGTATAAAGATGCTTATCTAGAAGTCAGCCGCCAAGGAGGAGTGGTAACACTCTACAGAGATCAGCGCTCCATCGAACCTCGAACCCTGAGTGCAGAGCAAGCCGTGAGCAAAGCCAAGACGGCTTTGCAATCACTAGGCTGGCAACTAGTGTTAACTTCAAGTGAAGACTTCGGCTCCTATTTTCAATTCGATTTCGTAGCAGAAAAAGATGGGGTGAGAATTTACTCAGACAAAGTACGTGTAATGCTCGCCTTAGACAACGGCCAGATCGTTGGCTTGGACGCAGCACCCTATTACTCGTTTCATCAAACACGCACCTTCCCTGCCAAAATTTCCCTAGATCAGGCAGTACGCAAATTGCGCCAAAAATTTCAGGTCCTAGAGAGTCGTTTGGCGGTCATCGCCAAAAGCGGGAATAAAGAAGTCTACAGCTATGAATTTCGCGGACGGTATCAGGGAGAGGAATATCTCATATACCTAAATGCAGCAACAGGTGCCGAAGAGAAGATTCAACGAATCATTAAAACCCCACGCGGAGAATTCTTGCAGTAA